GCCCATCGTCAGCGTGATGTCGGTCGACTTAGGGGTGTTGCCGCTGGAGTCCACCTGCGGATAGGCCAGGTACTCCCACTGCAGGGACCAGATGAGGTCGAGCAGATTCGTCATCGAGTACGAGAGCGTGGTGGTAAAGTTACCGTTCACGAGGCCTGCATTTTTGTTCGTGATAAAGAGCTGGTTATAGCTCTCCAGACGCAGGTCCGACAGGATCTGGTAGTGCAGGTTGGCCTCGACAAAGGCGGCAATTCCGTGAATCGACTTCGAGGCCCCGGTCGGGACGGTCTCGTAATAGGTCGCCTGGTAGGCGGGGCCGGCCACGACGTTCAGGCCGAGCTTCGAAGTCCGGAAGAACTGGTAGCCCACACCGGCCCCGATCGTCCCCTGGAAGTCTATGTTCTGAAAGGGGTTGCGGTAATACTGGAGAAAGGCCGGGCGCACAAAGAACTTCTCCGAGAGGAAGTAGTCGAACGCGCTGGTGACGAGTTGGTCGTTCTGGGTAACCTCGTTGTTCGTGATGGTATAGTTACCCATGTAGTAGATGATAAAGCGTGTCAGCTCGGTCTCACGCTTGATGTCGACAAAGGCGCTGTACTCGGTCTCCTCCGTATTACCGGTCTCGTAGTCGATACCGACCCCGAGGCTGAAGGACCAGTTATCGAGTTCGCTTTTATGGGCGGAGCCCAGCTCGACCACCTCGTCCTTAGGGACGGTTTTTACCTGACCGTCCGGAGCAGTGATCTGGACCACCTTGTCATTGAGCTGAACCGTCCCCTCATAGGTCTGCTTGTCCTCCAGCTTGGTCACAATGGGCTTCTCGCTCTGGATCTCGACGACCTGATCCCATGAAATGGAAACCGTCCCCAGCAACTTACTGGATATGATCAGGGTGCCCCCATCCATGCTGATGATCTTGCCCATGATCTTCTCGCCCGTGACGAGTGTGACCCAGTCCTGGCCATCCGAGGAGTAGCGCTTGCGCACGGTAGGGACGCTCACATTGAGCGACTCGCCACTGGCAAACCCCAGGCCCATATCCTCCCCCCACTGCGCATGCACAGTCGGAGTGCCGATCAGTACGGCTCCTGCCAGTAATAGGGCCTTAGCGAAATTCACGGGCAAAAGATTGGGACGCACGCCGGACCTGCCAAGGGGAAAAACCTCAGTCCGGGCACTTTACATCTAAAGTTGGGCGTGCTCCTCGATAAATGCGCGCACCGCATCAATGTCCGCCGGGAGGAGGTGCTTAACGATTTCCTTCGACTTGAGCTCTTCCAGCGCGGGCGAGGTCGACTCCACCCCGATGGCTTCAGTGATCGTATCGGGGAACTTGGCCGGGTGTGCCGTCGAGAGGACCACGGCGGTCTTGGCCGGATCACGCTCGACAAAGCCGCAGGCCGTGTGCGGATCGACCACGTAGTTGTACTTCTTGTAGACATCGGCGATGATCTCGCGGATGCCCGCATCCGTGGTATGCGAGGCGGTAAAGACGTCGGGGTCAAACTGCTCGAAGCTGTGCCGCCCGTTGTCCTTGAAGGCGCTCATAACCTCGCGGACCTTGGCCGGGTCGCGCCCCTCCAGATAGTACAGGAAGCGCTCGAAGTTTGAAGCCACCTGAATGTCCATCGAGGGAGCCAGGCTGGGAACGACTTCATCGACCTGATACTGACCGGTGGTAAAGAGCCGGTAGAGGATGTCGTTCTGGTTCGTCGCCACCCGGAAGGATGCCGCCGGCAGGCCCATACGCTTGGCCAGCCACCCGGCCAGGATGTTACCAAAGTTACCGGTGGGCACGATGAACTCGACCGCCTCGCGGCGCTCCGGCGGGAGCTGGAAGTAGGCGTAGAAGTAGTAAACGCACTGCGCCAGAATGCGGGCCAGGTTGATCGAGTTGATGGCCGAGAGACGATACTGGCGCTTCAGGTCGAGATTACCGAAGAGCTCTTTGACGATCAACTGCGCGTCATCGAAGCTGCCCGAGATGGCAATGGGGAAAACATTGGCAGCGCCGGTGGTCGTCATCTGGCGCTCCTGCAGCGGGGAGATGCGCCCGTCCGGGTACAGGATGAAGATGTTGACCCCGTCCTTACCGAGCAGGCCGTGAATGGCCGCCGAGCCGGTATCGCCGGAGGTAGCACCGAGGACGTTAATGTGCTCGCCGCTCTCCCGGATCTGCTCCTCGTAGAGGTTGCCCACCAGTTGCAGCGCAAAGTCCTTGAAGGCCAGCGTGGGGCCGTGGAACAGCTCCAACACGTAAAGGTCGTCGCTGAGCGCGACCAGCGGCGCGATCTTCGGGTCGGTAAAGCGGGTGTAGGAATCATCGACCAGACGGCGCAGGACGGACTCGTCCATGTCCGTAGCGAAAACCTTGAGGAACTCGTAGCACAGCGCCGGGTAGTCCAGGCCTTCCCACTCGGCCAGCTTACCCGAGAGGTCGGGCAGCTCCCTGGGCAGGTACAGCCCGCCGTCCGGGGCCAATCCGGCCGCAACCGCCTGCGTGAAACTTACCGCTTCGCTCTGCCCGCGCGTACTGACGTATTCCATAAGCCCTCCAAGAAACCGCCCCCCTCCCCACTCGACAAGGGGAAAGTGCGCCTTTTCGACGAGACTTTTCGGCTACGGACTCGACGGGTACAGCCAGCGGGCAAAGACGCGGCTGAGAAACGGCATGACGAAGAACGCCATCAAGAAGGTGACAATCGGCACGGAGATCAGCAGGCGCGCCCACAGTGCCATGTCGCCCACCAGCGGCCCGAACAGATAGAGCACGAGATTCACCAGCGGGTACACACACAGGAAGCTCATGATCCACATCTTCCACTTGCGGGGCGGCGGCGGGCCACCGGCACTGGCCGGAGGCGGGAACCACGGCTCAAAGCCCTGCAGGCGAGACATGTGCTGGTCCTCGATCAGGTGCTCGATCTTCGCGTACCACTGACGGCACACGTCTGAATCGACCCAGCTGGCAAGCGCATGGGTGCTCTCAAAGTGCACGATCACATCAAAGATGTCGCAGTCGTCACCCTGGCGCTCCAGCGTCTGGCTACCGAGGTAGCCGGGCCACTTCGAGCACTCGGCTCGGATGCCCTTTGTCCAGGCCTGAATCTCCGCCTCATGCCCGAGCTTCACCCGGCGCGATATAAAGAGCGAAACCGGGCTGGAAGAGGACATAGGCAAAAGGGCTGCGACTTAGTCGGGCTGCTTATCCAGCCCGAAACCGTCGTGGACAGCCTGACAGGCCTTGACCGCATCCTCAAGCGCGATGGCGACCGAGATACGGATCTCCGAGGTGGTGATCATCTGGATGTTGACCTCATGCTCGGCCAGGATGCTGAAGAGCGTGGCGGCCACACCGGCGTGGCTGCGCATCCCCACCCCGACGACGGAGACCTTGGCGATGTCACCCACGTAGTTGACGGTGCCCCCGCCCATCGCGGCGAGCGAGTTCTCCACCGCCTCAACCGCGCGCGGCACATCGTCCTTGCTCACGGTAAAGGTCAGGTTGGCAGCGCCCCCGCGGCCGATGTTCTGCACAATCATGTCCACCATGACGTTGGCATTGCCGAGGGCCTGAAAGACCTTGGCGGCGGTGCCGGGCAGGTCAGGCAGGTCGGAGACGGCGATCTTCGCCTGGTTCTGGTCGAGAGCGACGCCGCTCACGACGACATCTTCCATGGAAGGGACTTCGGCTTTCACAATGGTTCCGGGGTTGTGGTTAAAACTGCTGCGGACTTCAAAAATGACGTTGTGCTTTTGGGAGAACTCGACCGCACGGGCCTGCATGACCTTGCTGCCCATAGAGGCCAGCTCGAGCATCTCCTCGTAGGAAATTTCCTGAATTTTGCGGGCATTGGGGACCACACGCGGGTCGGCGGTGTAGACACCCTCCACATCGGTGTAGATCTGGCAGACATCGGCCTTCAGGCCAGCAGCCAGCGCCACGGCGGACAGGTCGCTGCCCCCACGGCCAAGCGTGGTGATCTCGCCCTCTTCGGTCTTACCCTGGAAACCGGCCACGATCACGACCTTGCCCTCGGAGAGGCGGTCGGGGATGTCCCCGCCGGTGATGTCACGGATGCGGGCGCGGGTGTGCGCGTCGTCGGTGTGGAAACCAGCCTGATAGCCCAGACGTGAAACCGCCGGAACCCCCAGCGAATGCAGAGCCATCGCGGTCAGCGCGATGGTTTCCTGCTCACCGCAGGCCAGGAGCATGTCCATCTCCCGGTCATCGGGGCGCGGATTTAGCTCCTTGGCGCGCGAGACGAGCTCGTTAGTCACACCGCCGCGGGCGGATACCACCACTGCGACCTGGTGACCTTCGTCCACCGTCTTCTTGATGCGCTGGGCAACGTTCCGGATGCGATCAACATCCTTCACCGACGTGCCACCGTATTTCTGTACAATCAGGGCCATGACAAAACCGCCAAAGATGGTGAATTTCCCGCCTACTTCAAGGCCATTTATCGATCCGCGCCGACAGGGATTGTATATTTATCTCACACAGAGGACACAGAGCAGAAACATGCAGCCATCAAATCGCCTTCGGGGCAGCGAACGCAGTGGGCGACATGCACCACGGCGATTGTCGCCAACTCAAACGAACTCCGCTCGCCGACACAGGCCGACGACGAACCCTGTAGGCAAATTGGTATTGGCTGCGAGCGATGGGGCAAGGCCCCATCATTGTCAGGTGCGGTCACGCACCTAGGCCTGGAAGATGCGCAGCAGGAAGGGCGTTTCGAGGACGGAGCCGAGGCGCTTGAGGCGCTTGAGGGTAGCAGCCATGACCTTTTCGTTCGACTTATGGGTCGTGAAAAGCAGCGTCGCGGTGCCCTCCTCAGGCTCCTGATGCTGGGTCATGGTAGCGATGGACACGCCTTCACGCGAAAGCAAATCGGTCACCTTGGCCAGGACACCGGGCTTGTCCTTGACCCGCAGGCGCAGGTAGTAGGCCGAGCAGATGGACTCGGGACCGGCCAGCTCGACACCGTCGTGCAGATCGGCGTAGACGTGCTCGTCCTCCTCGCAGATGCGCGGCGCGGGCCAGCCCTGCAGGGCGTAAACGGCATCCGCGATGTCACTGATAACGGCGCTGGAGGTGGCGTCCTGCCCTGCCCCACGGCCCACCAGCAGCGTGGTGCCGACGACATCACCGGTCAGGCTGACGCCGTTGTAAACCTCGTCCACACTGGCCATCATCTCGCGGCGCGAGATCAGGGCCGGGTGCAGACGCACGCTCAGGCAGTTGGTGGAAAAGTCACGGGTGATGACGGCCAGCAGCTTGATCTTGTAGCCCAGCTCGCGGGCGTAGGCGATATCGTACTGGGTGATGCCGCGGATGCCCTCGACGAGCATTTCCGACGGCTTGACCCAGCGACCGTGCGCCAGGTAAGCGAGGATCACCGCCTTGTGGGCAGCATCCCAACCGTCGAGGTCGAGCGACTCGTCCGCCTCGACATAGCCGAGAGCGCGCGCGTCGTCGAGGATGGCGGGGAAGCTCAGCCCCTCGCGCTCCATCCGGGTCAGGATGTAGTTCGAAGTGCCGTTGAGGATACCGAAAATGAGCGGAAAGCGGTTGGCGACCAGACCTTCGCGCAGGGTCTTGATGATGGGGATGCCCCCGGCCACGCTGGCTTCGAAAAAGTAATGGGTGCCGTTTCGCAGGGCGGCGGAGAAAATCTCCTGCCCATGCTTGCAGATGAGAGCCTTGTTCGCAGATACGACGATCTTACCGGCCTTGAGCGCGCGCAGCGTAAGCGTACGGGCCAGCTTGGTGCCACCGATCAGCTCGCACACGATGTCGATCGAGGGATCGTCAACAACCGCGTAGGGGTCATCCGTGATCTTGGAAGCGGGGATCTTGACGCCGCGCTTTTTCTTCAGGTCCGAGACCGCAGCCCGAACCAGATCGAGTTTAACGCCCAGGCGGCGCTCCAGCTCGGAAGCATCCGCATGGAGGTGTTTCCACACGCCCTGCCCCACTGTGCCGAAGCCCAGCAGTCCGATACGAATGACCTGTTTGCTCTGTTTTTTCTGTTCCACGAAGCGGCTGATTTAGACGGATTTTTCCCCTTGCGGAAAGGGAAATCGACACAAGCGCCCGAAGAATCTTCCTACGCCTGCCACCCGTCACCGAGTTAACAGGTCACCGAAAAAGGGTAAGGCACGGCCCCTATCGCAAGGAGCCGTGCCAAAATCATTAAACGCTGCCGCGGCGGGTCTCGAGCTCGTCACGGATGTTCTTCATCTTCTGACGGTCCAGCGGATAGCGCCAGATGAAGTACAGGGTGCAGCTCCACAGGACAAGCGGCAGGATGATGTAGAGCCACTTCATGCGGAAAAGCACGTCGTCGGGCTGTCCACCACCGAGGGCAGAGTCAAAACCACTCAGGTCCAGCACGAAGCCCCCAAGCCCGGCTCCAATCGTACCGCCGACCTTGGCGAACCATGAGTAAAAGGCGTTGAGC
This genomic interval from Ruficoccus sp. ZRK36 contains the following:
- the thrC gene encoding threonine synthase translates to MEYVSTRGQSEAVSFTQAVAAGLAPDGGLYLPRELPDLSGKLAEWEGLDYPALCYEFLKVFATDMDESVLRRLVDDSYTRFTDPKIAPLVALSDDLYVLELFHGPTLAFKDFALQLVGNLYEEQIRESGEHINVLGATSGDTGSAAIHGLLGKDGVNIFILYPDGRISPLQERQMTTTGAANVFPIAISGSFDDAQLIVKELFGNLDLKRQYRLSAINSINLARILAQCVYYFYAYFQLPPERREAVEFIVPTGNFGNILAGWLAKRMGLPAASFRVATNQNDILYRLFTTGQYQVDEVVPSLAPSMDIQVASNFERFLYYLEGRDPAKVREVMSAFKDNGRHSFEQFDPDVFTASHTTDAGIREIIADVYKKYNYVVDPHTACGFVERDPAKTAVVLSTAHPAKFPDTITEAIGVESTSPALEELKSKEIVKHLLPADIDAVRAFIEEHAQL
- a CDS encoding homoserine dehydrogenase; the protein is MEQKKQSKQVIRIGLLGFGTVGQGVWKHLHADASELERRLGVKLDLVRAAVSDLKKKRGVKIPASKITDDPYAVVDDPSIDIVCELIGGTKLARTLTLRALKAGKIVVSANKALICKHGQEIFSAALRNGTHYFFEASVAGGIPIIKTLREGLVANRFPLIFGILNGTSNYILTRMEREGLSFPAILDDARALGYVEADESLDLDGWDAAHKAVILAYLAHGRWVKPSEMLVEGIRGITQYDIAYARELGYKIKLLAVITRDFSTNCLSVRLHPALISRREMMASVDEVYNGVSLTGDVVGTTLLVGRGAGQDATSSAVISDIADAVYALQGWPAPRICEEDEHVYADLHDGVELAGPESICSAYYLRLRVKDKPGVLAKVTDLLSREGVSIATMTQHQEPEEGTATLLFTTHKSNEKVMAATLKRLKRLGSVLETPFLLRIFQA
- a CDS encoding DUF481 domain-containing protein: MNFAKALLLAGAVLIGTPTVHAQWGEDMGLGFASGESLNVSVPTVRKRYSSDGQDWVTLVTGEKIMGKIISMDGGTLIISSKLLGTVSISWDQVVEIQSEKPIVTKLEDKQTYEGTVQLNDKVVQITAPDGQVKTVPKDEVVELGSAHKSELDNWSFSLGVGIDYETGNTEETEYSAFVDIKRETELTRFIIYYMGNYTITNNEVTQNDQLVTSAFDYFLSEKFFVRPAFLQYYRNPFQNIDFQGTIGAGVGYQFFRTSKLGLNVVAGPAYQATYYETVPTGASKSIHGIAAFVEANLHYQILSDLRLESYNQLFITNKNAGLVNGNFTTTLSYSMTNLLDLIWSLQWEYLAYPQVDSSGNTPKSTDITLTMGIGISY
- a CDS encoding aspartate kinase; the protein is MALIVQKYGGTSVKDVDRIRNVAQRIKKTVDEGHQVAVVVSARGGVTNELVSRAKELNPRPDDREMDMLLACGEQETIALTAMALHSLGVPAVSRLGYQAGFHTDDAHTRARIRDITGGDIPDRLSEGKVVIVAGFQGKTEEGEITTLGRGGSDLSAVALAAGLKADVCQIYTDVEGVYTADPRVVPNARKIQEISYEEMLELASMGSKVMQARAVEFSQKHNVIFEVRSSFNHNPGTIVKAEVPSMEDVVVSGVALDQNQAKIAVSDLPDLPGTAAKVFQALGNANVMVDMIVQNIGRGGAANLTFTVSKDDVPRAVEAVENSLAAMGGGTVNYVGDIAKVSVVGVGMRSHAGVAATLFSILAEHEVNIQMITTSEIRISVAIALEDAVKACQAVHDGFGLDKQPD